Proteins encoded in a region of the Eubalaena glacialis isolate mEubGla1 chromosome 20, mEubGla1.1.hap2.+ XY, whole genome shotgun sequence genome:
- the FGFR1 gene encoding fibroblast growth factor receptor 1 isoform X9 translates to MWSWKCLLFWAVLVTAALCTARPAPTLPEQDALPSSEDDDDDDDSSSEEKETDNTKPNPVAPYWTSPEKMEKKLHAVPAAKTVKFKCPSSGTPNPTLRWLKNGKEFKPDHRIGGYKVRYATWSIIMDSVVPSDKGNYTCVVENEYGSINHTYQLDVVERSPHRPILQAGLPANKTVALGSNVEFMCKVYSDPQPHIQWLKHIEVNGSKIGPDNLPYVQILKTAGVNTTDKEMEVLHLRNVSFEDAGEYTCLAGNSIGLSHHSAWLTVLEALEERPAVMTSPLYLEIIIYCTGAFLISCMVGSVIIYKMKSGTKKSDFHSQMAVHKLAKSIPLRRQVTVSADSSASMNSGVLLVRPSRLSSSGTPMLAGVSEYELPEDPRWELPRDRLVLGKPLGEGCFGQVVLAEAIGLDKDKPNRVTKVAVKMLKSDATEKDLSDLISEMEMMKMIGKHKNIINLLGACTQDGPLYVIVEYASKGNLREYLQARRPPGLEYCYNPSRHPEEQLSSKDLVSCAYQVARGMEYLASKKCIHRDLAARNVLVTEDNVMKIADFGLARDIHHIDYYKKTTNGRLPVKWMAPEALFDRIYTHQSDVWSFGVLLWEIFTLGGSPYPGVPVEELFKLLKEGHRMDKPSNCTNELYMMMRDCWHAVPSQRPTFKQLVEDLDRIVALTSNQEYLDLSMPLDQYSPSFPDTRSSTCSSGEDSVFSHEPLPEEPCLPRHPAQLANGGLKRR, encoded by the exons ATGCTCTCCCCTCCTCGGaggacgatgatgatgatgatgactccTCTTCAGAGGAGAAAGAGACAGATAACACCAAACCAAACC CCGTGGCTCCGTACTGGACGTCGCcagaaaagatggaaaagaaactGCACGCGGTGCCAGCTGCCAAGACAGTGAAGTTCAAATGCCCTTCCAGTGGGACCCCTAACCCCACGCTGCGCTGGCTGAAAAATGGCAAAGAATTCAAGCCTGACCACAGGATCGGAGGCTACAAG GTCCGTTACGCCACCTGGAGCATCATAATGGACTCCGTGGTGCCTTCTGATAAGGGCAACTACACCTGCGTCGTGGAGAACGAGTACGGCAGCATCAACCACACCTACCAGCTCGATGTCGTGG aGCGGTCCCCTCACCGGCCCATCCTGCAGGCAGGGTTGCCAGCCAACAAGACAGTGGCCCTGGGCAGCAATGTGGAGTTCATGTGTAAGGTGTACAGCGACCCGCAGCCCCATATCCAGTGGCTAAAGCACATCGAGGTGAATGGGAGTAAGATTGGTCCGGACAACCTGCCTTATGTCCAGATCTTGAAG ACGGCCGGAGTTAATACCACCGACAAAGAGATGGAGGTGCTGCACTTAAGGAATGTCTCCTTTGAGGACGCGGGGGAGTATACATGCTTGGCGGGTAACTCTATCGGACTCTCCCATCACTCTGCATGGTTGACCGTTCTGGAAG CCCTGGAAGAGAGACCGGCGGTGATGACCTCGCCCCTGTACCTGGAGATCATCATCTATTGCACGGGGGCCTTCCTCATCTCCTGCATGGTGGGGTCTGTCATCATCTATAAGATGAAGAGCGGCACCAAGAAGAGTGACTTCCACAGCCAGATGGCCGTGCACAAGCTGGCCAAGAGCATCCCTCTGCGCAGACAGGTAACA GTGTCGGCCGACTCCAGCGCATCCATGAACTCTGGGGTCCTGCTGGTTCGGCCCTCGCGTCTCTCCTCCAGCGGGACCCCCATGCTGGCTGGGGTCTCTGAATACGAGCTTCCCGAAGACCCTCGCTGGGAGCTGCCTCGGGACAG ACTGGTTTTAGGCAAACCCCTGGGAGAGGGCTGCTTTGGGCAGGTGGTGTTGGCGGAGGCCATTGGGCTGGACAAGGACAAACCCAACCGGGTGACCAAAGTGGCTGTGAAGATGCTGAAGT CGGATGCAACAGAGAAAGACCTGTCGGACCTGATCTCCGAAATGGAGATGATGAAGATGATCGGGAAGCACAAGAATATCATCAACCTGCTGGGGGCCTGCACGCAGGACG gccccctgtatgtcaTCGTGGAGTACGCCTCCAAGGGCAACCTCCGAGAGTACCTGCAGGCCCGGAGGCCGCCGGGGCTGGAGTACTGCTACAACCCCAGCCGTCATCCCGAGGAGCAGCTGTCCTCCAAGGACCTGGTTTCCTGCGCCTATCAGGTGGCCCGAGGCATGGAGTATCTCGCCTCCAAGAAG TGCATACACCGAGACCTGGCCGCCAGGAACGTGCTGGTGACGGAGGACAACGTGATGAAGATCGCAGACTTTGGCCTCGCTCGTGACATCCACCACATCGACTACTATAAAAAGACGACCAAC GGCCGACTGCCTGTCAAGTGGATGGCACCCGAGGCCTTGTTTGACCGGATCTACACCCACCAGAGCGACGT GTGGTCTTTTGGGGTGCTTCTGTGGGAAATCTTCACTCTGGGCGGCTCCCCGTACCCTGGCGTCCCTGTGGAGGAGCTTTTCAAGCTGCTGAAGGAGGGTCATCGTATGGACAAGCCCAGTAACTGCACCAATGAGCT GTACATGATGATGCGAGACTGCTGGCACGCGGTACCCTCTCAAAGACCTACCTTCAAGCAGCTGGTGGAAGACCTGGACCGCATCGTGGCCTTGACCTCCAATCAG GAGTACCTGGACCTATCAATGCCCCTGGACCAGTACTCCCCCAGCTTCCCCGACACCCGCAGCTCTACCTGCTCCTCTGGGGAGGATTCCGTCTTCTCTCACGAGCCCTTGCCCGAGGAGCCCTGTCTGCCCCGACACCCGGCCCAGCTGGCCAATGGCGGACTCAAACGGCGCTGA
- the FGFR1 gene encoding fibroblast growth factor receptor 1 isoform X8, giving the protein MWSWKCLLFWAVLVTAALCTARPAPTLPEQDALPSSEDDDDDDDSSSEEKETDNTKPNRMPVAPYWTSPEKMEKKLHAVPAAKTVKFKCPSSGTPNPTLRWLKNGKEFKPDHRIGGYKVRYATWSIIMDSVVPSDKGNYTCVVENEYGSINHTYQLDVVERSPHRPILQAGLPANKTVALGSNVEFMCKVYSDPQPHIQWLKHIEVNGSKIGPDNLPYVQILKTAGVNTTDKEMEVLHLRNVSFEDAGEYTCLAGNSIGLSHHSAWLTVLEALEERPAVMTSPLYLEIIIYCTGAFLISCMVGSVIIYKMKSGTKKSDFHSQMAVHKLAKSIPLRRQVTVSADSSASMNSGVLLVRPSRLSSSGTPMLAGVSEYELPEDPRWELPRDRLVLGKPLGEGCFGQVVLAEAIGLDKDKPNRVTKVAVKMLKSDATEKDLSDLISEMEMMKMIGKHKNIINLLGACTQDGPLYVIVEYASKGNLREYLQARRPPGLEYCYNPSRHPEEQLSSKDLVSCAYQVARGMEYLASKKCIHRDLAARNVLVTEDNVMKIADFGLARDIHHIDYYKKTTNGRLPVKWMAPEALFDRIYTHQSDVWSFGVLLWEIFTLGGSPYPGVPVEELFKLLKEGHRMDKPSNCTNELYMMMRDCWHAVPSQRPTFKQLVEDLDRIVALTSNQEYLDLSMPLDQYSPSFPDTRSSTCSSGEDSVFSHEPLPEEPCLPRHPAQLANGGLKRR; this is encoded by the exons ATGCTCTCCCCTCCTCGGaggacgatgatgatgatgatgactccTCTTCAGAGGAGAAAGAGACAGATAACACCAAACCAAACCGTATGC CCGTGGCTCCGTACTGGACGTCGCcagaaaagatggaaaagaaactGCACGCGGTGCCAGCTGCCAAGACAGTGAAGTTCAAATGCCCTTCCAGTGGGACCCCTAACCCCACGCTGCGCTGGCTGAAAAATGGCAAAGAATTCAAGCCTGACCACAGGATCGGAGGCTACAAG GTCCGTTACGCCACCTGGAGCATCATAATGGACTCCGTGGTGCCTTCTGATAAGGGCAACTACACCTGCGTCGTGGAGAACGAGTACGGCAGCATCAACCACACCTACCAGCTCGATGTCGTGG aGCGGTCCCCTCACCGGCCCATCCTGCAGGCAGGGTTGCCAGCCAACAAGACAGTGGCCCTGGGCAGCAATGTGGAGTTCATGTGTAAGGTGTACAGCGACCCGCAGCCCCATATCCAGTGGCTAAAGCACATCGAGGTGAATGGGAGTAAGATTGGTCCGGACAACCTGCCTTATGTCCAGATCTTGAAG ACGGCCGGAGTTAATACCACCGACAAAGAGATGGAGGTGCTGCACTTAAGGAATGTCTCCTTTGAGGACGCGGGGGAGTATACATGCTTGGCGGGTAACTCTATCGGACTCTCCCATCACTCTGCATGGTTGACCGTTCTGGAAG CCCTGGAAGAGAGACCGGCGGTGATGACCTCGCCCCTGTACCTGGAGATCATCATCTATTGCACGGGGGCCTTCCTCATCTCCTGCATGGTGGGGTCTGTCATCATCTATAAGATGAAGAGCGGCACCAAGAAGAGTGACTTCCACAGCCAGATGGCCGTGCACAAGCTGGCCAAGAGCATCCCTCTGCGCAGACAGGTAACA GTGTCGGCCGACTCCAGCGCATCCATGAACTCTGGGGTCCTGCTGGTTCGGCCCTCGCGTCTCTCCTCCAGCGGGACCCCCATGCTGGCTGGGGTCTCTGAATACGAGCTTCCCGAAGACCCTCGCTGGGAGCTGCCTCGGGACAG ACTGGTTTTAGGCAAACCCCTGGGAGAGGGCTGCTTTGGGCAGGTGGTGTTGGCGGAGGCCATTGGGCTGGACAAGGACAAACCCAACCGGGTGACCAAAGTGGCTGTGAAGATGCTGAAGT CGGATGCAACAGAGAAAGACCTGTCGGACCTGATCTCCGAAATGGAGATGATGAAGATGATCGGGAAGCACAAGAATATCATCAACCTGCTGGGGGCCTGCACGCAGGACG gccccctgtatgtcaTCGTGGAGTACGCCTCCAAGGGCAACCTCCGAGAGTACCTGCAGGCCCGGAGGCCGCCGGGGCTGGAGTACTGCTACAACCCCAGCCGTCATCCCGAGGAGCAGCTGTCCTCCAAGGACCTGGTTTCCTGCGCCTATCAGGTGGCCCGAGGCATGGAGTATCTCGCCTCCAAGAAG TGCATACACCGAGACCTGGCCGCCAGGAACGTGCTGGTGACGGAGGACAACGTGATGAAGATCGCAGACTTTGGCCTCGCTCGTGACATCCACCACATCGACTACTATAAAAAGACGACCAAC GGCCGACTGCCTGTCAAGTGGATGGCACCCGAGGCCTTGTTTGACCGGATCTACACCCACCAGAGCGACGT GTGGTCTTTTGGGGTGCTTCTGTGGGAAATCTTCACTCTGGGCGGCTCCCCGTACCCTGGCGTCCCTGTGGAGGAGCTTTTCAAGCTGCTGAAGGAGGGTCATCGTATGGACAAGCCCAGTAACTGCACCAATGAGCT GTACATGATGATGCGAGACTGCTGGCACGCGGTACCCTCTCAAAGACCTACCTTCAAGCAGCTGGTGGAAGACCTGGACCGCATCGTGGCCTTGACCTCCAATCAG GAGTACCTGGACCTATCAATGCCCCTGGACCAGTACTCCCCCAGCTTCCCCGACACCCGCAGCTCTACCTGCTCCTCTGGGGAGGATTCCGTCTTCTCTCACGAGCCCTTGCCCGAGGAGCCCTGTCTGCCCCGACACCCGGCCCAGCTGGCCAATGGCGGACTCAAACGGCGCTGA